A region from the Kazachstania africana CBS 2517 chromosome 11, complete genome genome encodes:
- the NTO1 gene encoding Nto1p (similar to Saccharomyces cerevisiae NTO1 (YPR031W); ancestral locus Anc_7.439): MMVRTSNDDGPKLREEKHFQDFYPTLEKDASLPVVINSSKNHRQEENEISYQDESHKVGLRPEAQFKELIFNGKTSREPLIIEPSHSSSRQCKIPISELCAPYNMLTPLERYRKRSKLGINRFKKRTKVQKDNYVPYLTRFREEHNVLLDPNVIKALNKISPLFKNFQILYDMDEQDELYRTHLNLLYSSAKLTELHFETIITILEILWFNFQSELPIPDPPPAPHDQLCSICNQEETPNNNIVFCDRCNIAVHQDCYGIIFIPPGPWLCRSCLQGKSRASSSHCSVCTDVSGPLKQTYCGAWVHVWCAIWISELCFGNWHYLEPVEGLERIPNSRWRLNCIVCKMKGGACIQCCNKNCFVAYHVTCARKAGFFMTPIKTGAIAEMALDSGKLESFCDRHSPRGWPNATSRIPYVREEIVKANSEVTKNKENFDTVIAPHAFSEVLQHVFKVFHVSAKVREPMSFDFCRYWSMKREARQGTPLIDVSFDQIYAYNLLDDHHIQGRLSFIETLANDLSKLKSIAALVTKRTQTSIKLVEAESTLKEATNNHQKYLMKNLLLDKLIETNSFKSVENALKDGDENLKILLKCRSADYENLNSLRSSLETLFDNIEHSATATRLLHHSAIKLKEEFEKLADPKIFSELESLLENDIKSIEQGKQLEPLQVVPDLMEMDELSDVEDLNERETAYLHFLIRTKKRGRPKVVPPPWET, encoded by the coding sequence ATGATGGTGAGGACATCAAATGATGATGGTCCAAAATTGAGAGAAGAAAAGCATTTCCAGGACTTTTATCCAACTTTGGAAAAAGATGCATCTTTACCCGTTGTTATAAACAGTTCGAAGAATCATAGGCAGGAGGAAAACGAGATAAGTTATCAGGACGAATCTCATAAAGTGGGTCTACGGCCGGAAGCTCAATTCAAGGAGCTGATTTTCAATGGCAAGACGTCTCGAGAACCATTGATTATTGAGCCCTCACATTCCAGCTCAAGACAATGCAAAATTCCAATTTCTGAACTATGCGCGCCATATAATATGTTAACACCTCTAGAAAGATATAGGAAGAGAAGTAAATTAGGTATTAATCGTTTCAAAAAACGTACTAAAGTGCAAAAGGATAATTATGTACCTTATTTAACCAGATTTCGTGAAGAACATAACGTTCTATTAGATCCTAACGTCATTAAAGCTTTAAATAAGATATCGCCtctattcaaaaacttTCAGATACTGTATGACATGGATGAACAAGACGAGCTCTATCGGACACATTTAAATCTGCTATATTCAAGTGCTAAGTTAACTGAATTACACTTTGAAACAATAATAACCATTCTAGAAATACTGTGGTTCAATTTCCAATCAGAATTACCCATTCCAGATCCTCCTCCTGCACCACATGATCAACTTTGTTCTATTTGTaatcaagaagaaactCCAAACAATAATATAGTATTTTGTGATAGATGTAATATCGCTGTACATCAAGATTGTTACGGTATTATATTCATACCACCAGGTCCCTGGCTTTGTAGATCATGTCTCCAAGGAAAATCTAGAGCCTCTAGTTCACACTGTTCCGTATGTACAGATGTCAGCGGTCCTTTAAAGCAGACATATTGCGGAGCCTGGGTTCATGTATGGTGTGCCATTTGGATCTCAGAACTTTGCTTTGGTAATTGGCATTATCTAGAACCGGTAGAAGGTCTAGAAAGGATACCCAACTCAAGATGGAGGTTAAATTGTATAGTTTGCAAGATGAAAGGGGGTGCATGTATACAGTGTTGTAATAAAAACTGTTTTGTTGCATATCATGTTACATGTGCCAGAAAGGCTGGATTTTTCATGACCCCCATCAAAACTGGTGCAATCGCTGAAATGGCCCTAGATTCCGGTAAACTTGAAAGCTTCTGTGATAGGCATTCTCCAAGAGGCTGGCCCAATGCCACGAGTAGGATCCCTTACGTTAGAGAAGAGATTGTCAAAGCTAACTCCGAAGTTACAAAGAATAAGGAAAACTTTGATACCGTAATAGCGCCCCATGCGTTCTCCGAAGTTTTGCAACATGTTTTCAAGGTATTTCATGTATCAGCAAAAGTCAGAGAACCCATGagttttgatttttgtaGGTACTGGTCGATGAAAAGAGAGGCAAGACAGGGTACTCCCCTTATCGATGTTTcatttgatcaaatttatgCCTATAATTTACTTGATGACCATCATATACAAGGCAGACTTTCGTTTATTGAGACTTTAGCGAATGATCTTTCTAAGTTAAAGAGTATTGCAGCATTAGTGACTAAGAGGACTCAAACTAGCATTAAATTAGTGGAAGCAGAATCTACTTTGAAAGAAGCAACGAATAAccatcaaaaatatctgatgaaaaatttgctTTTAGACAAGTTAATCGAAACgaattcattcaaatctGTGGAGAATGCATTGAAAGATGGAGATGAAAACttaaagattttattgaaatgtAGAAGTGCCGACTATGAGAACTTGAATTCATTGAGAAGTTCCCTGGAAACGTTATTCGATAATATAGAACACTCCGCCACAGCAACTAgacttcttcatcatagtgcaataaaattaaaggaAGAATTCGAAAAATTAGCAGATCCGAAGATATTTTCCGAACTTGAATCTCTTTTAGAAAACGACATCAAATCTATTGAACAAGGAAAGCAACTTGAACCTTTACAAGTTGTTCCTGATTTGATGGAAATGGATGAATTGAGTGACGTTGAAGATTTGAACGAAAGGGAGACAGCCTATTTGCATTTTCTTATTAGGACGAAAAAAAGAGGGCGTCCAAAAGTGGTCCCTCCTCCATGGGAGACttaa
- the KAFR0K02130 gene encoding uncharacterized protein → MQPTSTSATQKDNSSEKKDNYMVSSGVWDPVCVIA, encoded by the coding sequence ATGCAACCAACTTCTACTTCTGCCACCCAAAAAGACAACTCTTCTGAAAAGAAGGACAACTACATGGTTTCCAGTGGTGTCTGGGATCCAGTTTGTGTTATCGcttaa
- the APL4 gene encoding AP-1 complex subunit gamma (similar to Saccharomyces cerevisiae APL4 (YPR029C); ancestral locus Anc_7.435): MVASSLRSFIKDVRSAKTLADERAIITKQSAKIRTKLRDDHLSHSKKRINISKLLYLYILGEKTHFGQVECINLIASDDFSDKRLGYLSTMLLLDESQSLLTLLTNMLNNDLHHPNKYIVSLALTTLGSLSSNELARDLYPDVENILKNSNDSFLIKKALQCIAKLIMKDHTILEIFPVQILNEKLLSNDFILTHAVYLGICKVLQSMLINFEIFSKENDTTIILNSLSKIIPHLFQRLSTLNSKNLEPSYDVQGIQDPFLQVELITTIKWIFKIGNELNLSQITQFNDKFTDLLTQIATNTDSKKNAGHAILYEIAKTTFELKLDQPLRVLGINILANFLKVSADTKRSNSNNNIKYVALNTLIKAVPEELDVVQRHRKFILHCLYDHDISIKFRALELTFAIVNENNLLELSTELINFLRKISKSNYIYNSNYIDIDDFKTLIVFTIDNLISKFEIFDNNNKNLEVAKFKFDSLVEILKLVGNFINLDKINEFLITINNFQNMEYKIESLSKLLLLSFTENENDNLNLSDNVGLQLVNIWCIGEYANLIISSKKTNNKVVNEKSLTDYLIKLNDYHSLSNNNRIIQYILTSSLKMSTKISDSQCIEKLRQLILGHDKNPNLIIQAKSVQCGLLFDQPANVKNLILQAMPKFERKVVTPSIKDTFQSETTTKPSNRNNDLLLDLLSDIDDSKPAATTTKTGNISDSLFLDLHAETKEKTTVDESLIVPQEAVTVHDTSNIAVYTNAVKVSEGAAEIDMYFKAKSNSLTNLQTQCAVTKTQKLTLTQLRPGNDIKSNEVSMQTLKISGSGKLKLRVKVTFTINNEMINEQFDYKFSQSI, encoded by the coding sequence ATGGTCGCATCCTCATTGAGATCGTTCATCAAAGACGTTCGTTCCGCCAAAACTTTGGCGGATGAAAGAGCCATCATAACAAAACAATCTGCTAAGATTAGAACAAAATTAAGAGACGATCATCTATCTCAttcgaagaaaagaattaataTCTCAAAATTGTTATATTTATACATCCTGGGTGAAAAAACTCATTTTGGCCAAGTAGAATGTATCAATTTGATCGCTTCAGATGATTTCAGCGATAAACGTTTAGGTTATCTTTCAACTATGTTACTTTTAGATGAATCTCAAAGTCTCTTAACCCTTCTAACTAACATGTTAAACAATGATTTGCATCATCCAAATAAATATATCGTTTCTTTAGCATTAACCACTTTGGGTTCCCTGAGTTCCAATGAATTGGCAAGAGATTTATATCCTGATGTTGAAAACAtcttaaaaaattcaaatgattctTTCCTAATCAAGAAAGCTTTACAATGCATTgcaaaattgataatgaaagatCATACAATTTTAGAAATCTTCCCCGTACAAAtcttaaatgaaaaattattatcaaatgattTCATCCTAACGCATGCAGTCTATTTAGGGATCTGTAAAGTGTTGCAATCCATGttaatcaattttgaaatattctcaAAGGAAAATGACACAACCATCATATTAAATTCTTTGTCCAAAATAATACCTCATTTATTTCAACGTCTATCAACCCTaaattctaaaaatttagaaCCATCTTATGACGTTCAAGGTATTCAGGATCCTTTTCTCCAAGTAGAATTGATTACTACCATAAAATGGATTTTTAAGATTGGTAACGAATTAAATTTGAGTCAAATTACACaatttaatgataaatttacCGATCTATTGACTCAGATCGCTACAAATACGGActccaaaaaaaatgcagGTCATGCAATCTTGTATGAAATTGCGAAGACAACTTTCGAATTAAAATTAGATCAACCATTACGTGTCTTAGGTATAAATATCCTGgcaaatttcttaaaagTCAGTGCAGATACTAAaagatcaaattcaaacaacaatatcaaatatgtGGCTTTGAACACTTTAATCAAAGCGGTCCCAGAAGAATTAGACGTCGTTCAGAGAcatagaaaatttattctgCATTGTTTATACGATCATGATATCTCAATTAAATTTAGGGCTTTGGAATTGACTTTTGCTATCGTCAACGAAAATAATCTCTTAGAATTATCGACtgaattgataaatttccTAAGGAAAATATCTAAAAGTAATTACATTTACAATTCCAATTATATTGACATTGACGATTTTAAAACTTTGATTGTCTTTACCattgataatttaattagcaaatttgaaatttttgacaataacaataaaaatcTAGAAGTtgcaaaattcaaattcgATAGCTTAGTTGAAATCTTAAAATTGGTTggaaattttatcaatttaGATAAgattaatgaatttttaataacaataaaCAACTTCCAAAATATGGAGTACAAGATTGAatcactttcaaaattactTCTCCTATCTTTCACCGAAAATGAGAACGATAATTTGAATCTCTCTGATAATGTAGGTTTACAACTGGTAAATATATGGTGTATCGGTGAATATGCTAACCTAATCATTTCCAGCAAGAAAACAAACAATAAAGTcgttaatgaaaaatcgCTTACTGATTATCTCATTAAATTGAACGATTATCACTCATtgagtaataataatagaataattcaatatatcttaacttcttcattaaaaatgTCAACAAAAATAAGTGATTCCCaatgtattgaaaaattaaggCAACTGATATTAGGTCATGATAAGAATCCAAACTTGATTATTCAAGCAAAGAGTGTTCAATGCGGATTATTATTCGACCAGCCGGCAAATGTTAAGAATTTAATATTACAAGCTATGCCAAAGTTTGAGAGAAAAGTAGTGACACCTTCTATAAAGGATACTTTTCAATCTGAAACGACTACAAAGCCTTCCAATAGAAATAACGATTTGTTATTAGATTTACTCAGTGATATTGACGATTCTAAACCTGCTGCTACCACCACCAAAACTGGGAATATTAGTgattcattatttcttgATCTACACGCTGAGACAAAGGAAAAAACAACTGTCGATGAGTCGCTGATTGTTCCTCAAGAAGCAGTAACAGTCCACGATACAAGCAATATTGCAGTATACACTAATGCTGTTAAAGTTAGTGAAGGAGCAGCCGAAATCGACATGTACTTCAAagcaaaatcaaattctttgacGAATTTACAAACACAATGCGCTGTTACCAAAACCCAGAAACTGACCCTGACTCAGTTACGTCCAGGTAATGACATAAAGTCAAACGAAGTTTCCATGCAAACTTTAAAGATTAGTGGTTCtggtaaattgaaattaagaGTTAAAGTAACATTTACgatcaataatgaaatgattAACGAACAATTTGATTATAAATTCAGTCAAAGCATTTGA
- the YOP1 gene encoding Yop1p (similar to Saccharomyces cerevisiae YOP1 (YPR028W); ancestral locus Anc_7.434): MSDFTSSVQWQFKQFDRQLQKNNFLNALESRTNVPKSYLVSGFTFVYLLLTFLNVGGIGQILSNFVGFVLPTVHSINAIKTKTKDDDTKLLAYWIIFSFLNVIEFWSSAILYLIPFYYFIKIVFLVYIGTPSTGGAVLLWNKFIEPVYDRSIGHFMQTNDIRSAVDNAEEAMATGASRHIHKN; this comes from the exons ATGTCTGACTTCACATCCAGTGTTCAATGGCAATTCAAGCAATTTGATAGA caattacaaaaaaataactttCTAAACGCACTAGAATCAAGAACAAATGTTCCAAAATCTTATCTAGTCTCTGGATTTACTTTTGTTTATCTCTTAttgacatttttgaatGTCGGAGGAATTGGACAGATTTTATCCAATTTTGTAGGGTTTGTACTACCAACTGTCCATTCTATCAATGCTATTAAGACGAAGACAAAAGATGACGATACTAAATTACTAGCTTACTGGATCATATTCTCATTCCTGAATGTTATCGAATTCTGGTCAAGTGCAATCTTATACCTGATtccattttattattttattaagATAGTTTTCTTAGTGTATATCGGTACTCCATCCACAGGCGGTGCTGTTTTGTTATGGAACAAATTCATCGAACCAGTTTATGATCGCTCAATTGGCCACTTCATGCAAACCAACGATATCAGAAGTGCTGTCGACAATGCCGAAGAAGCAATGGCTACCGGCGCTTCTAGACACATTCATAAAaactaa
- the CSR2 gene encoding Csr2p (similar to Saccharomyces cerevisiae ECM21 (YBL101C) and CSR2 (YPR030W); ancestral locus Anc_7.436), whose protein sequence is MSSLDNHSDNNHTTAGAVIPTNKSFSHDVNVHSSIPRTRKQSAFKNILTNILHSNNDTITNSTYTHCQIPPNTRRHSTPSVRSQQQQNLNTPRPKLLRSDSRTFDSKPNFFKDEYLVSYLSNKGFTPQKFLFYNKDLKISIASAGEAVFLPTISNTEVEDLARNGHNDGSEGNELQFDQEDNNSFHSDGEDYTDNESDDISDNTPIFNSNDNESNDLSLTNLQSLSASQQNRFPSSTPVVLDSSMSAYNIAIILSLQRETQLSTIQLELSSNVRVHWRNGLPPTKSINEEYYKTNQLNWSLNSRNFDLFIPCHSQDENDIIQNNHSSRKMRLFRSKPNRLNSYLTAQCIRSDMFNRINKDDIETLKAGDYVFAIPIAFHNRIPESLYYPSARIAYLLRFACYLTNSASSFSTASNSSSSSISSNIITGNDTLLDFSNDIETEVLSSKDNTVSSSSTSSMLKKFSKHFKNTAKPNPSSIVNGLNSHEIFLEYPLNVVRTPPLISMSTANKPIFIKRLWSSSLIYEVSFPQKYVPLNSEVPISIKLTPLIKDLQIKRIKVSVVEKITFSSKNYQNSFDQIDVVKYDMYSPYYGEMLLRRRKERNLPLLEIRTKVRGSQAIREEIVKNSNNENLLSYSSINDNDDTSKKYDITEPISVESKIKFPKYNDVRRKSGKILPPYGIDHFLVKTTPEANNLDRRFSLPTLSPSTSSANRSNRSKSIAQLLNSSKASNTPSISESMPDDYNNATIFKCDNSTERINFTTRLNEPKRGLYLDSKHSGNIRCKHKLEIMFRISKPDDLDRARMRHFEVVIDTPIFLISDLCNQGNMDLPSYERNSSRNVCSMSQNELYNSPPTFEEAMSVPASPESSPSIISSSTETLNDMRRLSLGTTISTNTLWSKTNPFNNLDRLLTAEEDNDEAMEDFFKQGYTLHEAFPPSYDEATSKL, encoded by the coding sequence ATGTCTTCACTGGATAATCACTCTGATAATAATCATACTACTGCAGGGGCTGTAATACCCACCAATAAGTCCTTTTCTCATGATGTAAACGTTCACAGTTCAATACCAAGAACAAGGAAACAATCTGCTTTCAAAAACATTCTGacaaatattttacattcaaataatgacaCAATCACCAATTCAACTTATACTCACTGTCAAATTCCTCCAAATACAAGACGACACAGTACCCCTTCAGTGAGATCgcaacagcaacaaaatttaaacACGCCAAGACCAAAATTGCTACGATCAGATTCAAGAACTTTTGATTCaaaaccaaattttttcaaagatgaatATTTAGTCTCATATCTATCAAATAAGGGCTTTACCCCACAGAAATTCTTATTTTACAATAAGGAccttaaaatttcaatagcAAGCGCTGGAGAAGCCGTATTTTTGCcaacaatatcaaatacTGAAGTGGAAGACCTTGCGAGAAATGGCCACAATGACGGTTCTGAAGGTAATGAATTACAATTTGACCAGGAAGACAATAACAGTTTCCATAGTGATGGTGAAGACTATACTGACAATGAATCCGATGATATTTCTGATAATACACCAATTTTTAATAGCAACGACAACGAGAGTAATGATTTGTCACTGACTAACTTACAATCTTTATCTGCCTCTCAGCAAAATAGATTTCCGTCCAGTACACCAGTCGTTTTAGATAGTTCCATGTCAGCTTATAATATTGcaattattttatctttgcAGAGGGAAACGCAACTCTCAACAATTCAATTAGAATTGTCTTCCAATGTAAGAGTCCATTGGAGAAATGGACTTCCTccaacaaaatcaattaatgaAGAGTATTACAAGacaaatcaattaaacTGGTCTTTGAATTCTAGAAATTTTGACCTATTTATACCATGTCACTCACAAGATGAGAATGATATAATACAAAACAATCATTCTTCAAGAAAGATGAGATTATTTAGAAGTAAACCAAATAGATTAAACAGTTATCTAACCGCCCAATGTATCAGAAGTGATATGTTTAACCGCATCAACAAAGACGATATAGAAACTTTGAAAGCAGGGGACTACGTCTTCGCAATACCAATAGCATTCCATAATCGAATTCCAGAAAGTTTATACTATCCCTCAGCTCGTATAGCATATTTATTGAGATTTGCTTGTTACCTGACCAATAGTGCGTCAAGTTTCTCAACTGCgtcaaattcttcatcaagtTCTATTTCAAGCAATATCATAACTGGCAATGATACTCTTCTTGATTTCTCTAACGACATTGAAACAGAAGTATTATCGAGTAAGGACAACACTGTGAGTAGTAGTAGTACTAGTTcaatgttgaaaaaattttctaaacATTTCAAAAACACAGCAAAACCTAATCCATCGTCAATAGTTAATGGATTGAATTCTCAcgaaatatttttggaatatcCACTAAATGTAGTAAGAACTCCTCCGCTTATTTCAATGTCTACAGCAAATAAACCAATCTTTATAAAAAGACTATGGAGTAGTTCCCTAATATATGAGGTTTCATTTCCACAGAAATATGTTCCATTGAATTCCGAAGTGCCAATTAGTATAAAATTGACACCATTAATCAAGGATTTGCAGATCAAAAGGATAAAAGTTAGTGTGGTGGAGAAGATTACATTTTCAAGCAAAAATTACCAAAATAGTTTTGATCAAATCGATGTAGTCAAATATGACATGTACAGTCCATATTATGGTGAAATGTTACTaaggagaagaaaagaaaggaatttaccattattaGAAATTAGAACAAAAGTTAGAGGTTCCCAGGCTAtaagagaagaaatagtAAAAAACTCAAACAATGAAAATCTGCTATCATACAGTTCaattaatgataatgatgatacttccaaaaaatatgatattACAGAACCTATCTCAGTggaatcaaaaattaaatttccAAAGTACAATGATGTGCGTAGAAAATCAGGTAAAATACTACCACCATATGGAATCGACCATTTTTTGGTTAAAACCACCCCAGAAGCAAATAATCTAGATCGTAGATTTTCATTACCAACATTGTCACCTTCAACCTCTTCGGCAAACAGAAGTAATCGTAGCAAGAGCATAGCCCAGCTTTTGAACAGCAGTAAAGCTTCGAATACACCTTCAATCAGTGAATCCATGCCCGACGACTATAATAACGctaccattttcaaatgtGACAATTCAACAGAACGAATAAATTTCACAACCAGATTAAACGAACCTAAACGTGGATTATATTTGGATAGCAAGCATTCAGGAAATATAAGATGCAAACATAAGCTGGAAATAATGTTCAGAATAAGTAAACCTGACGATCTCGATCGCGCTCGCATGAGACATTTTGAAGTTGTCATTGACACGCCAATATTCCTCATTTCCGATCTCTGTAACCAGGGAAATATGGATTTACCATCATATGAACGAAATAGTAGTAGGAATGTCTGCTCCATGTCCCAAAATGAACTATACAATTCACCACCTACCTTTGAAGAAGCAATGTCGGTACCTGCATCCCCTGAATCGTCACCAAGCATAATATCCAGCAGTACAGAAACGCTAAATGACATGAGGAGACTCAGCTTGGGCACCACAATAAGTACAAACACCTTATGGAGTAAAACAAATCCATTTAACAACCTCGACAGGCTTTTAACTGCCGAAGAGGACAATGATGAAGCAATGGAGGATTTCTTCAAGCAAGGCTATACATTACATGAAGCATTCCCTCCTTCATACGATGAAGCAACCTCCAAATTATAG
- the HTS1 gene encoding histidine--tRNA ligase (similar to Saccharomyces cerevisiae HTS1 (YPR033C); ancestral locus Anc_7.445), whose translation MLNRVLGVITRASKRFILMSQEVPVPQAVKAPKKSKLQVSLKTPKGTKDWADTDMVIREAIFSTLSGLFKRHGAVTIDTPVFELRDILAGKYGEDSKLIYNLEDQGGELTSLRYDLTVPFARFVAMNNIQNIKRYHIAKVYRRDQPAMTKGRMREFYQCDFDIAGTYESMVPDAEVLAILVEGLTKLGIQDFKIKLNHRKILDGIFKISGVKDEDVRKISSAVDKLDKSPWEAVKKEITEEKGQTEETADKIGEYVKLNGSLKEVHELLSKDEAITSNELAKEGLDEIATLIKYAEAFAIEDFISFDLSLARGLDYYTGLIYEAVTEASAPPENATDLKKKSKNSEDASEYVGVGSIAAGGRYDNLVNMFAQASGKKSAQIPCIGISFGVERIFSLIKQRINASSNIKPTSTQVFVMAFGGGKDWNGYLPERMKVTKQLWDAGIETEYVYKAKANPRKQFEAAEKCGASVAVILGKEEYLENKLRVKRLGPEFADDDGELVDAADFVSVVKQKLSEVHEDGVNEVTRLIRGL comes from the coding sequence ATGCTCAATCGAGTCTTAGGCGTAATTACAAGAGCAAGCAAACGTTTCATACTCATGTCACAAGAAGTGCCTGTACCACAAGCCGTTAAGGCCCCAAAGAAATCCAAATTGCAAGTCTCCTTAAAGACTCCAAAAGGTACCAAAGATTGGGCTGATACCGATATGGTTATCAGAGAAGCCATTTTCTCCACTTTATCCGGTTTATTCAAACGTCACGGTGCCGTTACTATTGATACCCCGGTCTTCGAATTACGTGATATCTTAGCGGGTAAATATGGtgaagattcaaaattgatctACAACTTAGAAGATCAAGGTGGTGAACTTACTTCATTACGTTACGATTTAACTGTCCCATTCGCAAGATTCGTGGCAATGaacaatattcaaaatattaagAGGTACCACATCGCAAAGGTTTACAGAAGAGATCAACCAGCTATGACTAAAGGTAGAATGAGAGAATTTTATCAATGTGATTTCGATATTGCAGGTACTTATGAAAGTATGGTCCCAGATGCTGAAGTCCTAGCAATTTTAGTCGAAGGTTTGACCAAATTAGGCATTCAAgacttcaaaatcaaattaaaTCACAGAAAAATCTTAGATGgtatttttaaaatatctggtgttaaagatgaagacgttagaaaaatttcatccGCAGTTGACAAATTGGATAAATCACCATGGGAAGCAGTTAAGAAGGAAATAACCGAGGAAAAAGGTCAAACCGAAGAAACTGCAGATAAGATTGGGGAATACGTTAAATTGAATggttcattgaaagaagttcATGAACTTTTATCTAAGGATGAAGCTATTACTTCTAATGAACTAGCAAAGGAAGGTTTAGATGAAATTGCTactttgatcaaatatGCTGAAGCTTTTGCCattgaagatttcatttctttcgATTTATCCTTAGCTAGAGGTTTAGATTATTATACTGGTTTAATCTATGAAGCTGTCACTGAAGCTTCTGCTCCACCAGAAAATGCGACcgatttgaagaagaaatctaAGAACAGCGAAGATGCTTCAGAATACGTTGGCGTCGGTTCCATTGCTGCCGGTGGTCGTTACGATAACTTAGTTAACATGTTTGCCCAGGCATCTGGTAAAAAATCCGCTCAAATTCCATGTATCGGTATCTCTTTTGGTGTCGAaagaattttctctttaatCAAACAAAGAATAAATGCATCTTCCAACATTAAGCCAACTAGCACACAAGTCTTCGTTATGGCCTTTGGTGGTGGTAAAGACTGGAATGGTTACTTACCAGAAAGAATGAAGGTTACCAAACAACTATGGGATGCTGGTATTGAAACCGAATACGTTTATAAGGCTAAGGCTAACCCAAGAAAGCAATTTGAAGCTGCAGAAAAGTGTGGTGCTTCAGTAGCCGTCATTTTAGGAAAAGAAGAGTACCTAGAAAACAAATTACGTGTCAAGAGATTGGGTCCAGAATTTgctgatgatgatggtgaACTTGTTGATGCTGCTGACTTTGTCAGTGTtgtaaaacaaaaattatcTGAAGTTCATGAAGACGGAGTTAATGAAGTTACTCGTTTAATTAGAGGTTTGtaa